The following coding sequences are from one Loxodonta africana isolate mLoxAfr1 chromosome 18, mLoxAfr1.hap2, whole genome shotgun sequence window:
- the MOS gene encoding proto-oncogene serine/threonine-protein kinase mos, producing MPSPLSVRRVLPGELSPSGDSRPCSSPCERPGRRGQRVLGGTPPRAPRLPRRLAWCSIDWEQVRFLQRLGAGGFGSVYKATYHGLPVAIKQVNKSTKNRLASQRSFWAELNIARLHHDNIVRVVAASTRTPAGFNSLGTIVMEFGGNTTLHQLIYGATGLPEEPSCSAGGLLSLTKCLKYSLDVVKGLMFLHSQSIVHLDLKPANILISEEDVCKIGDFGCSQRLEGLLGFHAPHHLGGTYTHRAPELLKGETITPKADIYSFAITLWQMTTKGVPYSGERQYVLYAVVAHNLRPSLSVAVFTDSVLGQRLEKIIQSCWGASTSQRPNAELLFVDLNSLKSEFC from the coding sequence ATGCCCTCGCCCCTGTCTGTGCGCCGTGTCCTCCCGGGCGAGTTGTCTCCCTCTGGGGACTCGCGGCCCTGCAGCAGCCCCTGCGAGCGCCCAGGGCGGCGGGGACAGCGCGTCCTGGGTGGCACCCCTCCCAGGGCACCTCGGCTGCCCCGCCGCCTGGCCTGGTGCTCCATCGACTGGGAACAGGTGCGCTTCCTGCAAAGGCTGGGCGCTGGAGGCTTTGGCTCGGTCTACAAGGCCACTTACCATGGGCTTCCCGTGGCCATAAAACAAGTGAACAAGAGCACCAAGAACCGACTGGCGTCGCAGCGAAGCTTTTGGGCTGAGCTCAACATAGCCAGGCTCCACCACGACAACATCGTGCGGGTGGTAGCTGCCAGTACGCGCACGCCCGCGGGTTTTAATAGTCTAGGCACCATCGTCATGGAGTTCGGGGGCAACACCACTTTACACCAACTCATCTACGGGGCTACCGGCCTCCCCGAGGAGCCTTCCTGCTCTGCTGGAGGGCTGTTAAGTCTGACAAAGTGTCTCAAGTATTCCCTCGATGTTGTGAAGGGCCTGATGTTCCTTCACTCACAAAGCATCGTGCACTTGGACCTGAAACCAGCGAACATTCTGATCAGCGAAGAGGACGTCTGCAAAATTGGGGACTTTGGTTGCTCGCAGAGGCTGGAAGGTCTGCTAGGCTTCCACGCTCCTCACCACCTAGGCGGTACCTACACCCACCGCGCCCCAGAGCTCCTGAAAGGAGAGACCATAACTCCCAAAGCTGACATCTATTCTTTTGCCATAACTCTCTGGCAGATGACGACCAAGGGGGTGCCTTACTCAGGGGAGCGACAGTATGTGCTCTATGCTGTTGTGGCCCACAACCTTCGCCCATCTCTCTCAGTGGCTGTCTTCACGGactctgtcctgggccaaaggCTTGAGAAGATCATCCAGAGCTGCTGGGGAGCCAGTACTTCCCAGAGGCCAAATGCAGAGCTTCTCTTTGTTGACCTTAACTCTTTAAAATCTGAGTTCTGCTGA